From the genome of Uranotaenia lowii strain MFRU-FL chromosome 1, ASM2978415v1, whole genome shotgun sequence, one region includes:
- the LOC129738068 gene encoding uncharacterized protein K02A2.6-like yields MRLQSFRFKVVHIARKINIEDSLSRLPQFKNCTTYDRFGEEAILTVTEQASPVALSVEDVIRHSLTDSLLAALKEAMLTNRWTEELKKFAPFKNEIYSCNETVMRGDRMIIPQSLQKRVLTLAHIGHPGIERSKQRLRSKVWWPSMDKDVKKAVRSCSDCQIVGGTSPPEPMAMRELPENPWETLCMDILGPLPSGKSLLVVEDLYSRFRVV; encoded by the coding sequence ATGCGCCTTCAATCGTTTCGCTTCAAAGTCGTCCACATAGCGAGGAAAATCAATATCGAGGACTCACTCTCACGGCTTCCGCAGTTCAAGAACTGCACAACCTACGATCGATTCGGTGAGGAAGCAATTCTTACCGTTACGGAACAGGCAAGTCCCGTGGCACTGTCGGTGGAAGATGTAATCCGTCACTCATTGACGGACTCTTTGCTGGCTGCACTAAAGGAGGCTATGTTGACAAACCGTTGGACCGAAGAGTTGAAAAAGTTCGCACCATTTAAAAACGAAATCTACAGCTGCAACGAAACGGTAATGCGTGGTGACAGAATGATTATACCTCAGAGTCTACAAAAGAGAGTTCTGACACTGGCGCACATTGGACATCCCGGTATAGAGCGATCAAAGCAGCGTTTAAGATCTAAAGTGTGGTGGCCGTCTATGGACAAGGACGTGAAAAAAGCTGTACGAAGTTGTTCAGATTGCCAGATTGTGGGAGGAACTTCACCACCGGAACCGATGGCAATGCGAGAATTGCCTGAAAATCCATGGGAAACTTTGTGTATGGATATTCTGGGTCCTCTGCCGTCTGGAAAATCTCTTTTAGTCGTCGAGGATCTGTACAGCCGATTCAGAGTAGTGTAG